From a region of the Dictyostelium discoideum AX4 chromosome 2 chromosome, whole genome shotgun sequence genome:
- the gsr gene encoding glutathione reductase produces MSSTNHFTYLVLGAGSGGIASARRAAKHLNAKGNGDRIGIVEVTRPGGTCVNVGCVPKKVMWNTSFIKEMINAAPSYGFDFGGQQVKFNWPTIKKARDEYIKRLNGIYDSNLAKDNIVRINGYGRFSGPKEIQVNGANGEKYTADHILIAAGGRPTVPDVPGKELGITSDGFFELEDLPKSTLVVGAGYIAVELAGVLHSLGSETTMVIRQKQFLRTFDEMLHTTLLKQMTDDGVKFVTEASIKSLERDVDGKRIIATTNAGVKLPPVECVIWAIGRVPNTDDLGIDKAGIQLTEQSGFIKVDEFQNTNVPGVHAVGDICGNFLLTPVAIAAGRRLSERLFNGKSDLKFEYENVATVVFSHPPIGTVGLTEQEAITKYGTENIKCYNTSFINMFYSVQVHKVRTSMKLVCLGKEEKVIGLHIIGDGCDEIIQGFAVAVKMGCTKWDLDNTCAIHPTSAEELVTMV; encoded by the exons atgagttCAACAAATCATTTTACATATTTAGTTTTAGGAGCAGGATCAGGTGGTATTGCATCAGCAAGAAGAGCAGCAAAACATTTAAATGCTAAAGGTAATGGAGATCGTATTGGTATTGTAGAGGTAACAAGACCAGGTGGTACATGTGTAAATGTTGGTTGTGTACCAAAGAAAGTTATGTGGAATACATCATTCATTAAAGAGATGATTAATGCAGCACCAAGTTatggttttgattttggtggTCAACAAGTTAAATTCAATTGGCCAACAATTAAGAAAGCACGTGATGAATATATCAAACGTTTGAATGGAATTTATGACTCAAATCTCGCAAAAGATAATATCGTTAGAATCAATGGTTATGGTAGATTTAGCGGACCAAAAGAGATTCAAGTCAATGGTGCCAACGGTGAAAAGTATACAGCTGATCATATTTTAATTGCAGCTGGTGGTAGACCAACTGTACCAGATGTACCAGGTAAAGAATTGGGTATTACATCAGATGGATTCTTTGAGTTGGAAGATTTACCAAAATCAACATTGGTAGTCGGTGCTGGATATATCGCAGTGGAATTGGCTGGTGTCTTACATTCATTAGGCTCCGAAACAACAATGGTGATCCGTCAAAAACAATTCCTTCGTACTTTTGATGAAATGTTACACACTACCCTTTTGAAACAAATGACTGACGATGGTGTCAAATTTGTAACTGAAGCATCCATTAAATCATTGGAAAGAGATGTCGATGGAAAGAGAATCATTGCCACCACAAACGCAGGTGTAAAATTACCACCAGTTGAATGTGTAATTTGGGCAATTGGTCGTGTACCAAATACTGATGATTTGGGTATTGACAAGGCTGGTATTCAATTGACAGAACAAAGTGGTTTCATTAAAGTAGACGAATTCCAAAATACAAATGTACCAGGTGTCCATGCAGTTGGTGATATTTGTGGTAACTTTTTATTAACACCAGTTGCAATCGCTGCTGGTCGTCGTCTTTCTGAACGTCTTTTCAATGGAAAATCCGATTTGAAATTCGAATATGAAAATGTTGCAACTGTTGTATTCTCTCATCCACCAATTGGTACCGTTGGTTTAACCGAACAAGAAGCAATCACCAAGTATGGTACTGAAAATATCAAATGTTACAATACCTCATTCATCAATATGTTTTATTCAGTTCAAGTTCATAAAGTTAGAACCTCTATGAAATTGGTTTGTTTAGGTAAAGAGGAAAAAGTTATTGGTTTACACATTATTGGTGATGGTTGTGATGAAATTATTCAAGGttttgctgttgctgttaaAATGGGTTGTACAAAATGGGATTTGGATAATACTTGTGCAATTCATCCAACATCTGC agAAGAACTTGTAAcaatggtttaa
- the psmA7 gene encoding 20S proteasome subunit alpha-7 gives MSSARYDRAITVFSPDGHLFQVEYAMEAVRKGTVAVGVRGKDVIVLGVEKKATAKLQDARSIRKIVKLDDHICLTFAGLTADSRVLISKALMECQSYRLTVEDSPSVEYISKFIAGIQQRYTQSGGVRPFGISTLIVGFDTDGTPNLYQTDPSGSYSSWKAAAIGRSSKSVGEFLEKNYTDVSEEESIKLAVRALLEIVESGNKNIEIAVIRNKQPIVLLDEQEIDKLVAVVEAEKEIQKEQEKSEKQQK, from the exons ATGTCAAGTGCAAGATACGATAGAGCAATTACAGTTTTCTCACCAGATGGTCATCTTTTTCAAGTAGAATATGCCATGGAAGCAGTAAGAAAAGGTACTGTTGCAGTTGGTGTACGTGGTAAAGATGTTATTGTTTTAGGTGTTGAAAAGAAAGCAACCGCTAAACTTCAAGATGCAAGATCAATTAGAAAAATCGTTAAATTAGATGACCACATTTGTTTAACCTTTGCTGGTTTAACTGCCGATTCACGTGTATTAATTAGTAAAGCATTAATGGAATGTCAATCCTATAGATTAACTGTTGAAGATTCACCATCAGTTGAAtatatttctaaatttattgCTGGTATTCAacaa cGTTATACTCAAAGTGGTGGTGTTAGACCATTTGGTATTTCAACATTAATTGTTGGTTTTGATACAGATGGTACACCAAATCTTTATCAAACTGATCCATCTGGATCCTATAGTTCATGGAAAGCCGCTGCAATTGGTCGTAGTTCAAAGAGTGTTGGTGaatttttagaaaagaaTTATACAGACGTTAGTGAAGaggaatcaattaaattagcAGTTAGAGCTTTATTAGAGATTGTTGAAagtggaaataaaaatattgaaattgcaGTCATTAGAAATAAACAACCAATCGTTTTATTAGATGAAcaagaaattgataaattagtTGCTGTCGTTGAAgctgaaaaagaaattcaaaaagaacaagaaaaatctgaaaaacaacaaaaataa
- the csbC gene encoding contact site B protein, whose translation MAELKITLINEDGESTISGKAHPAPTPRILPTPYFMSFTEYKIEGKLWDKKEFHIKSGKIEFNGKEFDIPESQGTWIKDNVEIIIRIFLSQQANKPFSLDF comes from the exons atggctgaattgaaaattacattaattaatgaagatGGGGAATCAACAATAAGTGGTAAag cTCATCCAGCACCAACCCCCCGTATTCTTCCAACACCATATTTTATGAGTTTTACCGAATACAAAATTGAAGGTAAGCTTTGGGACAAAAAGGAATTTCATATAAAATCAGGTAAAATTGAATTCAACGGAAAAGAATTTGATATTCCTGAATCCCAGGGTACTTGGATTAAAGATAACGTAGAAATCATTATTAGAATATTTCTAAGTCAACAAGCTAATAAACCTTTTTCCTTAGATTTTTAG
- the csbB gene encoding contact site B protein codes for MTDLKITLVNEDGESTISGKGHPLPAPLIFPPIYCFCFIQYKTEGKLWDKNDFQIKSGKIEFGGEEYDITESKGTWSKDDEENHIKVSLHLIVPPKKIFQKNF; via the exons atgactGATTTGAAAATTACATTAGTTAATGAAGATGGGGAATCAACAATAAGTGGTAAAG gTCATCCATTACCAGCTCCCCTAATATTTCCTCCAATATATTGTTTCTGTTTTATCCAATATAAAACTGAAGGTAAACTTTGGGACaaaaatgattttcaaataaaatcagGTAAAATTGAATTCGGCGGAGAAGAATATGATATTACTGAATCTAAAGGCACATGGAgtaaagatgatgaagaaaacCACATCAAAGTTAGTTTACATCTAATTGTaccaccaaaaaaaattttccaaaaaaatttttag
- the csbA gene encoding contact site B protein: MVDLKITLVNEDGESTISGKGHPLPAPLIFPPIYIFRFTQYQTEGKLWDKNEFQIKSGKIEFDGEEYDIPESKGTWSKDDEENAIDVNLHLFRPPEKFFPKN, translated from the exons atggttGATTTGAAAATTACATTAGTTAATGAAGATGGGGAATCAACAATAAGCGGTAAAG gTCATCCATTACCAGCTCCCTTAATATTTCCTCCAATATATATTTTCCGTTTTACCCAATACCAAACTGAAGGTAAACTTTGGGACAAAAatgaatttcaaataaaatcagGTAAAATTGAATTCGACGGAGAAGAATATGATATTCCTGAATCTAAAGGCACATGGAGTAAAGATGATGAGGAAAACGCAATCGATGTTAATTTACATCTATTTAGACCACCAGAAAAATTTTTcccaaaaaattaa